In Paenibacillus guangzhouensis, a single window of DNA contains:
- a CDS encoding YidC/Oxa1 family membrane protein insertase has protein sequence MLVVLLAGCTSTTQASLTTEEMKNGGFWQSNVVYYFSYALDTFARWFGGEYGLAILVLTLIVRTLILPLTIKQMRSSKAMQEIQPEVNKIKQKYKDDPKKQQEETMKLFQQHSINPLAGCLPLLIQMPVFIALYNSIYMNIHIREHAFLWMELGKPDHLYILPIIAAITTFVQSKMMPTQATGAMQMMFFIFPVLIFVMAIQFPAALPLYWIYSNLYTIIQNYFLYKRKSGKNKEALPSK, from the coding sequence ATGCTGGTTGTATTGCTTGCGGGCTGTACTTCGACAACACAGGCATCGTTGACGACGGAAGAGATGAAAAACGGAGGATTTTGGCAGTCTAATGTCGTGTATTATTTCTCCTATGCACTGGATACATTCGCAAGATGGTTCGGCGGAGAGTATGGTCTAGCTATTCTAGTGCTCACGTTGATCGTACGTACATTAATCTTACCACTCACGATCAAGCAAATGCGCAGTTCCAAAGCAATGCAAGAGATTCAGCCGGAAGTCAACAAAATTAAGCAGAAGTACAAAGATGATCCGAAGAAACAACAGGAAGAGACAATGAAGCTGTTCCAACAGCATTCCATTAATCCACTTGCAGGATGTCTTCCATTACTTATTCAGATGCCAGTATTTATCGCACTGTATAACTCGATTTACATGAACATTCATATTAGAGAGCACGCTTTCTTATGGATGGAGCTTGGTAAACCGGATCATCTCTATATTCTACCGATCATTGCGGCGATTACAACTTTCGTACAATCGAAGATGATGCCGACGCAAGCGACGGGCGCGATGCAGATGATGTTCTTCATCTTCCCAGTATTGATCTTCGTGATGGCGATTCAGTTCCCAGCCGCGTTGCCGCTCTACTGGATTTACAGTAACCTTTATACAATTATTCAGAATTACTTCCTATATAAAAGAAAATCGGGTAAAAACAAGGAGGCTCTTCCTTCCAAATGA
- the jag gene encoding RNA-binding cell elongation regulator Jag/EloR, whose translation MRTVVASGKSIEDAVKNGLTQLNTTEDRVSITVLEQPSKGLFGLIGAKAAKVEVTLLPEPEVATISAVQAVEPVAVEEKDDTFPIKEAIRFIEEVASTMDLAIEVEHTQDREGHVLNITGSNLGLLIGRRGQTLDALQYLTNIVVNRYSKNHLRVVLDAESFRDRRRKTLEDLAERLAGRVIRTRKEVVLEPMSPQERKVIHAKLQHHPKVKTFSKGEEPNRRVIITLK comes from the coding sequence ATGAGAACAGTCGTAGCTTCAGGTAAATCGATTGAGGATGCAGTAAAGAACGGTTTAACCCAGTTGAATACAACTGAGGATCGCGTTTCGATTACAGTATTAGAGCAGCCGTCCAAAGGATTGTTCGGCCTCATCGGTGCCAAAGCGGCGAAGGTAGAGGTCACGCTGCTCCCTGAACCCGAGGTTGCAACGATTTCAGCGGTACAAGCTGTAGAACCTGTTGCAGTGGAAGAGAAAGACGATACGTTCCCGATAAAAGAGGCTATCCGCTTCATTGAAGAAGTAGCTAGTACGATGGATTTGGCAATTGAAGTCGAGCATACGCAGGATCGTGAAGGACATGTCTTGAACATTACCGGATCCAATCTCGGATTGCTCATCGGTCGAAGAGGCCAGACGTTAGATGCACTGCAGTACTTGACGAATATTGTCGTTAATCGATATTCGAAGAATCATCTGCGCGTTGTACTCGATGCGGAGTCGTTCCGAGACCGTCGAAGAAAGACGCTGGAGGATCTAGCAGAGAGGCTGGCTGGCCGAGTGATCCGGACACGGAAAGAGGTTGTACTCGAACCGATGTCTCCGCAAGAGCGGAAAGTGATCCATGCGAAGCTTCAACATCATCCAAAAGTAAAAACATTTAGTAAAGGCGAGGAACCGAATCGCCGTGTGATTATTACACTTAAGTAG
- the mnmE gene encoding tRNA uridine-5-carboxymethylaminomethyl(34) synthesis GTPase MnmE, which translates to MINDTIAAIATAVGEGSVAIVRVSGPESVAIVESIFAAKNKLTQVDSHTVHYGYIVDPDTREKMEEVLVTVMRAPRSFTMEDVVEISTHGGVIAVKRVMDILLQQNVRLAEPGEFTKRAFLNGRIDLSQAEAVIDLIRSKSERAFSAAFKQVQGNLSKEIEVLRHTLLETMAHIEVNIDYPEHDVESLTSAFIREKCSLVMGQIERLLRTANEGKILREGIVTAIVGRPNVGKSSLLNALAKESKAIVTDIPGTTRDVIEEYITINGIPLKLLDTAGIRETADVVEQIGVERSKSALEDADLVILVLNQNEPLHADDLQLMEQIKSRQVIVVLNKMDLPQQLELRQIEELFEANRIVKMSVKEQEGLDALEAAIAGIFFSGGIESNDLTYVSNVRHIALLKKAIVSLQDAMDATEQHIPIDLIQIDVRAAWEQLGEIIGDAVGDSLIDQIFSQFCLGK; encoded by the coding sequence GTGATTAATGATACAATAGCTGCAATAGCAACAGCCGTAGGAGAAGGTAGTGTTGCGATTGTACGCGTCAGTGGACCAGAATCAGTTGCGATTGTCGAATCAATATTTGCAGCGAAAAATAAATTAACACAAGTGGATTCTCATACCGTTCATTATGGCTATATCGTGGATCCTGATACGCGAGAAAAGATGGAAGAAGTACTCGTGACGGTTATGCGAGCACCGCGTTCTTTCACCATGGAAGATGTGGTGGAGATTAGTACGCACGGCGGTGTGATAGCGGTCAAGCGCGTGATGGATATCCTGCTGCAGCAAAATGTTCGTCTCGCCGAGCCGGGGGAATTCACGAAGCGTGCTTTCTTGAATGGTCGAATTGACTTATCCCAAGCCGAAGCCGTTATCGATTTAATCCGTTCTAAGTCAGAACGTGCGTTCTCAGCAGCCTTTAAGCAGGTGCAGGGGAATTTGTCGAAAGAGATTGAAGTGTTGAGACATACTTTGCTCGAGACGATGGCTCATATCGAAGTAAATATTGATTATCCAGAACATGATGTCGAATCGCTGACAAGTGCATTCATTCGAGAAAAATGTTCATTGGTTATGGGGCAAATCGAGAGGTTGTTAAGAACAGCGAATGAAGGCAAAATATTAAGGGAAGGGATCGTCACGGCGATTGTCGGGCGACCGAATGTCGGTAAATCTTCCTTATTAAATGCATTAGCCAAAGAGAGCAAGGCGATTGTAACGGATATTCCAGGAACGACGCGCGACGTGATTGAGGAATACATTACGATTAATGGCATTCCGCTTAAGCTGTTGGATACAGCAGGGATTCGCGAAACGGCGGATGTCGTCGAACAGATCGGTGTCGAACGGTCGAAATCTGCGCTTGAAGATGCGGATCTTGTCATTCTTGTGCTGAATCAGAATGAGCCGCTGCATGCAGATGATCTGCAATTAATGGAACAAATCAAGAGTAGACAAGTGATTGTCGTACTGAATAAAATGGATTTACCACAGCAGCTTGAGCTGCGTCAGATTGAAGAGTTGTTCGAAGCGAATCGGATCGTGAAGATGTCGGTCAAAGAGCAAGAAGGATTGGATGCATTAGAGGCTGCTATCGCAGGTATCTTCTTTAGCGGCGGTATTGAGTCCAATGATCTGACCTATGTCAGCAATGTTCGACACATTGCGCTTCTGAAGAAAGCGATCGTGTCGTTGCAAGATGCGATGGATGCGACGGAACAGCATATACCGATCGATCTGATTCAGATTGATGTTAGAGCGGCGTGGGAACAGTTAGGTGAAATTATCGGCGATGCGGTAGGAGATTCGCTGATTGATCAAATATTTAGTCAATTCTGTCTAGGTAAGTAA
- the mnmG gene encoding tRNA uridine-5-carboxymethylaminomethyl(34) synthesis enzyme MnmG encodes MGYVAGEYDVIVIGAGHAGVEAALASARMGCETLLLTINLDMVAFMPCNPSIGGPAKGHVVREIDALGGEMGRNIDKTYIQMRMLNTGKGPAVHALRAQADKFLYQHEMKKTIEETPHLTLRQGMVEELIVEDGQCVGAVTKTGAEYRAKAVVLTTGTYLRGKIIMGELMYESGPNNQQPSVKLSESLRALGLQLVRFKTGTPPRVHKDTIDFSKTEIQPGDEHPKFFSFETTSSDNEQLPCWLTYTSSATHQIINDNLHRAPMFSGAIEGTGPRYCPSIEDKIVRFSDKPKHQIFLEPEGKNTSEYYVQGLSTSMPEDVQLQILRSIPGLEKVDMMRTGYAIEYDAVVPTQLYPSLETKLVPGLFTAGQINGTSGYEEAAGQGIMAGINAARKVQGKEAVVLDRSQGYIGVLIDDLVTKGTSEPYRLLTSRAEYRLLLRHDNADLRLTPIGHEIGLITEDRYAKFLHKKEMVELEIERLRTTKIRPDEQVQAMLASVGSAPLTNGVDILTLLRRPEVTYAHIEPISSSSHELTEEMKEQVEIQIKYSGYIEKQLLQVERLQKMEKKKIPDDIDYSDIHGIATEAKQKLDKIRPISIGQASRISGVTPADISILLVYLEHYNRVIASRG; translated from the coding sequence ATGGGCTATGTAGCTGGGGAATATGATGTGATTGTGATTGGTGCAGGGCATGCGGGCGTAGAAGCTGCGCTTGCCTCTGCACGGATGGGATGTGAGACATTACTGCTCACAATCAATTTAGATATGGTGGCGTTTATGCCGTGTAATCCATCGATTGGTGGTCCGGCTAAAGGCCATGTCGTGCGTGAAATTGATGCCCTCGGGGGAGAGATGGGACGCAATATTGACAAAACGTACATTCAAATGCGGATGTTGAATACAGGGAAGGGACCTGCGGTTCATGCCCTTCGTGCGCAAGCCGATAAATTCTTGTATCAGCATGAGATGAAGAAGACGATTGAAGAGACCCCGCATTTGACGCTTCGCCAAGGGATGGTCGAAGAACTGATTGTAGAAGATGGCCAGTGTGTTGGAGCCGTCACGAAGACGGGTGCAGAATATCGTGCCAAAGCTGTTGTCTTAACGACGGGTACCTACCTGCGAGGCAAGATCATCATGGGTGAATTGATGTATGAGAGCGGGCCGAATAACCAGCAGCCATCGGTGAAGTTATCCGAATCCCTGCGTGCGTTAGGGTTGCAATTGGTACGATTTAAGACAGGAACACCGCCGCGTGTTCATAAAGATACGATTGATTTCTCGAAGACGGAAATTCAACCGGGTGACGAGCATCCGAAGTTCTTCTCTTTCGAGACGACTTCTTCCGATAATGAACAGCTTCCTTGTTGGTTAACGTACACTTCTTCTGCGACACATCAGATTATTAATGATAATTTGCATCGTGCACCGATGTTCTCTGGTGCGATTGAAGGAACGGGGCCTCGTTATTGTCCTTCCATCGAAGATAAAATTGTACGATTCAGTGATAAGCCCAAACATCAGATTTTCCTCGAACCAGAAGGTAAAAATACGTCGGAGTATTATGTACAAGGGCTGTCAACCAGTATGCCGGAAGACGTTCAGCTACAAATTCTACGTTCAATTCCAGGGCTTGAAAAAGTTGATATGATGCGTACGGGTTATGCGATTGAATATGATGCCGTTGTTCCTACTCAGCTATACCCATCACTTGAGACGAAACTTGTACCGGGTCTATTCACGGCGGGACAGATTAACGGAACATCCGGCTATGAAGAAGCGGCTGGGCAAGGGATCATGGCTGGGATTAACGCGGCTCGCAAAGTCCAAGGAAAAGAAGCTGTGGTGCTCGATCGTTCCCAAGGATATATTGGTGTTCTTATCGATGATCTAGTTACTAAAGGAACGAGCGAACCTTATCGTCTGTTGACATCTCGTGCAGAATATCGTTTATTACTCCGTCATGACAATGCGGATCTCAGACTTACACCGATTGGGCATGAAATCGGATTGATCACCGAAGATCGCTACGCGAAGTTCTTGCACAAAAAAGAAATGGTCGAGTTGGAGATTGAACGTCTGCGTACAACGAAGATTCGTCCAGATGAGCAGGTGCAAGCGATGTTAGCTTCGGTAGGTTCTGCACCTCTTACCAATGGGGTAGACATTCTGACCTTGCTTCGTCGCCCTGAAGTGACTTATGCGCATATCGAGCCGATTTCATCTTCTTCGCATGAATTAACGGAAGAGATGAAAGAGCAGGTTGAAATTCAGATTAAATATTCCGGATATATCGAGAAGCAATTACTGCAGGTTGAACGCCTTCAGAAGATGGAGAAGAAGAAGATCCCAGACGACATTGATTACAGCGATATTCATGGCATTGCGACGGAAGCGAAGCAGAAGCTCGATAAGATTCGACCGATTTCCATTGGTCAGGCTTCACGGATTTCCGGTGTAACGCCAGCAGACATCTCCATTTTGCTCGTATACTTGGAACACTATAACCGCGTAATCGCATCGAGAGGATAA
- the rsmG gene encoding 16S rRNA (guanine(527)-N(7))-methyltransferase RsmG, with translation MDHIQTVFAERLAKYNISLTEQQFNQFEIYLIELVSWNEKMNLTGITEREQVYTKHFYDSVSLSFFLNMKEITTVADIGSGAGFPSIPLKICFPHLKVTIVDSLNKRIQFLNHLVEQLGLTDVQCIHGRAEDIARQFKYRDQFDLVTARAVARLAVLNEFCLPFVKVGGTFAAMKGTDLTEEIKEAARSFKELKGSVNRVEHFKLPVEDSDRHIVIVDKKGPTSAKYPRKAGTPLKSPLL, from the coding sequence ATGGATCACATTCAAACCGTATTTGCAGAACGGTTGGCGAAATATAATATTTCGCTGACCGAACAACAATTCAATCAATTCGAGATTTATTTGATAGAATTGGTCTCATGGAATGAGAAAATGAATCTAACAGGGATTACTGAAAGAGAACAGGTCTATACGAAGCATTTCTATGATTCTGTGTCGCTTTCTTTCTTTTTGAATATGAAGGAGATTACGACCGTTGCAGATATCGGGTCGGGTGCCGGTTTTCCGAGCATTCCTCTTAAAATCTGTTTCCCGCATCTAAAAGTTACGATCGTTGATTCTCTGAATAAACGCATTCAATTTCTTAATCATCTGGTCGAGCAGCTCGGACTTACCGACGTACAATGTATTCATGGACGTGCAGAGGATATTGCTCGTCAATTCAAGTACCGAGATCAATTCGATCTTGTAACTGCACGGGCGGTTGCCAGACTTGCTGTTCTGAATGAATTCTGTCTTCCGTTCGTTAAGGTAGGGGGGACCTTCGCAGCGATGAAGGGGACTGATCTTACAGAAGAAATCAAAGAAGCAGCGCGTAGCTTCAAAGAATTAAAGGGCAGCGTCAATCGGGTAGAACATTTTAAGCTTCCCGTAGAAGATTCAGATCGGCATATCGTGATTGTCGATAAGAAAGGCCCAACCTCAGCCAAATATCCTCGTAAAGCTGGAACGCCATTAAAAAGTCCGCTCCTATAA
- the noc gene encoding nucleoid occlusion protein, which yields MKEQLSKLFGIAEKNNQDEVKQIPISEIVTSPYQPRTIFDDEKIDELCQTIKTHGVIQPIVVRMRNGKYEIIAGERRWRAVTRLGLDTIPAIVREFNDSQAASIALIENLQREGLTSIEEAVAYQKLMDLHSLTQESLAQRLGKSQSTIANKIRLLNLPDMVKTALMERQITERHARALLSLDSEELQLKVLNDIITKELNVKQTEARVAFYKEAMQPKSKSKRISFTKDVRLALNTIRQSIEMVSGTGMQIKTDEKDHEDHYEIVIKIPKRS from the coding sequence ATGAAAGAACAATTGTCTAAGCTATTTGGAATCGCAGAAAAAAATAATCAAGATGAGGTTAAACAAATTCCGATCTCGGAAATTGTTACAAGTCCTTATCAACCACGGACGATATTTGACGATGAGAAAATCGATGAGTTATGCCAGACGATCAAAACGCATGGCGTGATTCAGCCGATTGTTGTTCGCATGCGCAATGGCAAATATGAGATTATTGCTGGGGAGCGTCGTTGGCGAGCGGTTACACGCCTTGGACTAGACACCATTCCGGCCATTGTTCGTGAGTTTAATGATTCTCAAGCGGCATCCATCGCCCTCATTGAGAACTTACAACGTGAAGGCTTAACTTCGATTGAAGAAGCGGTAGCATATCAGAAATTGATGGATTTACATAGTCTGACCCAAGAGAGCTTAGCGCAGCGATTGGGTAAGAGTCAATCAACGATTGCGAATAAAATTCGTTTGTTAAATTTGCCTGATATGGTGAAAACGGCATTAATGGAGCGCCAGATTACAGAGCGTCATGCAAGAGCGTTGTTGTCACTTGACTCCGAAGAACTGCAATTAAAAGTATTGAATGATATAATAACAAAAGAACTGAATGTAAAACAGACGGAAGCACGTGTTGCCTTCTATAAAGAAGCGATGCAGCCGAAGAGCAAATCGAAACGGATTTCGTTCACGAAGGACGTGCGTCTTGCCTTGAATACCATTCGACAATCCATTGAGATGGTATCCGGTACAGGCATGCAGATTAAGACCGATGAGAAAGATCATGAAGATCACTACGAGATTGTCATTAAAATTCCAAAAAGATCATAA
- a CDS encoding ParA family protein has translation MSKIIAVTNQKGGVGKTTTSVNLSAALATLGKRVLLVDIDPQGNTTSGIGVNKADVTNCVYDVIINDVHPKDAILPTQITGLSILPATIQLAGAEIELVPTISREVRLKKSLHLVKHMFDYIIIDCPPSLGILTINSLTAADSVIIPIQCEYYALEGLSQLLNTVRLVQKHLNTSLQIEGVLLTMFDARTNLGIQVIEEVKKYFQQKVYQTVIPRNVRLSEAPSHGESIITYDPRSKGAEVYLELAKEVISSE, from the coding sequence GTGTCTAAAATCATAGCGGTAACCAACCAAAAGGGGGGCGTTGGTAAAACAACGACTTCTGTAAATTTATCAGCTGCACTTGCCACGCTAGGCAAACGTGTCTTATTGGTTGACATTGACCCGCAAGGTAATACAACAAGCGGGATTGGTGTGAATAAAGCTGATGTTACAAATTGCGTCTATGACGTCATTATTAATGATGTGCATCCGAAGGATGCGATTCTTCCAACTCAAATCACAGGGCTAAGTATTCTGCCGGCAACGATTCAGCTAGCAGGGGCTGAAATTGAATTGGTTCCTACGATATCTCGTGAGGTTCGTCTTAAGAAGTCGCTTCATCTGGTGAAGCATATGTTCGATTATATTATTATCGATTGTCCGCCATCGCTCGGTATTCTTACGATTAACTCCTTAACCGCAGCGGATTCGGTCATTATCCCGATTCAATGTGAATATTATGCGTTAGAAGGATTGAGCCAACTGCTTAATACAGTGAGGCTTGTTCAGAAACATTTAAATACGTCCCTTCAAATTGAAGGTGTCTTACTTACGATGTTCGATGCTCGTACGAACTTAGGTATTCAGGTAATTGAAGAGGTCAAAAAATATTTTCAGCAAAAAGTATATCAAACCGTTATTCCTCGCAATGTTAGGCTGAGTGAAGCCCCTTCGCATGGTGAGTCAATTATTACGTATGATCCGAGATCGAAAGGTGCGGAAGTGTACTTGGAGCTTGCAAAGGAAGTGATATCAAGTGAGTAA
- a CDS encoding ParB/RepB/Spo0J family partition protein, whose translation MSKRLGKGLDALIPSLSIHEDDKVIEIMLGQLRPNPYQPRKAFDEASIQELAESIKQHGVIQPIIVRSVLKGFEIIAGERRFRASQLCGNATIPAVVRNFNDQQVMEIALIENLQRENLNAIEIAVAYQGLMDQFSLTQEELSMKVGKSRSHIANFLRLLQLPEEVKDYVSRGTLSMGHARAIAGVKDVGKVKELAKQTISNEWSVRELEEAIQNLNAKATAVKEKPKAKKRDPYIHQIEESLRERFKTTVKIKASKDKGKIELAYYSQQDLERLLELLG comes from the coding sequence GTGAGTAAACGTCTAGGTAAAGGGTTGGATGCACTTATTCCATCATTGTCTATTCATGAAGATGACAAAGTAATCGAAATTATGCTAGGTCAATTACGTCCCAACCCGTATCAACCGCGCAAAGCATTTGATGAAGCTTCGATTCAAGAATTAGCAGAATCGATTAAGCAGCATGGCGTTATTCAACCTATTATTGTTCGCAGTGTGTTGAAGGGCTTTGAGATCATCGCAGGGGAACGCCGTTTCCGTGCATCGCAATTATGCGGGAATGCTACGATTCCAGCTGTCGTTCGTAACTTCAATGACCAACAAGTGATGGAAATTGCCCTCATCGAGAACCTCCAACGTGAGAATCTGAATGCAATTGAGATTGCCGTTGCTTATCAGGGGTTAATGGATCAGTTCTCCTTAACGCAAGAAGAATTGTCGATGAAGGTTGGGAAGTCGCGTTCACATATTGCCAACTTCCTTCGGTTGCTTCAATTACCTGAAGAAGTGAAAGATTATGTTTCACGTGGAACATTATCGATGGGACATGCTCGTGCTATTGCGGGGGTCAAAGATGTTGGTAAGGTAAAAGAATTGGCCAAACAAACGATTAGTAATGAATGGAGTGTGCGGGAATTAGAGGAAGCCATTCAGAACTTAAACGCAAAAGCAACAGCGGTGAAAGAAAAACCGAAGGCCAAAAAGCGTGATCCATACATTCATCAAATTGAAGAATCCTTGCGTGAACGATTCAAAACAACGGTTAAGATTAAGGCGAGTAAAGATAAAGGTAAAATTGAACTAGCCTATTATAGTCAGCAAGATTTGGAACGTTTGTTAGAGTTGTTAGGCTAA
- a CDS encoding aminotransferase class V-fold PLP-dependent enzyme, producing the protein MDHAATSWPKPDQVVVAMQNAMQMYGANPGRGSHTMAVQASRVIFQTRRNLAKLLGIRNPNDIAFTMNTTMALNMAINGLLSSGDHVIATSIEHNSVRRPLEYLRRTLGVEVTYLETDAAGNLDMEHFEASFQPHTKLVVCSHSSNLLGTILPVEEIGQITRTRGVMLLVDAAQSAGILPIDVERMGIDLLAFPGHKGLLGPQGTGGLYIGPHVDLEPLMRGGTGSRSEDMEQPGVRPDRYEAGTPNTVGIAGLNEGVKFILNETVEKIHTKEWSLTRLLMEGLEAIEGIQLLGPPKDQPRTGIVSFIAQGIEASQLAFRLDREYGIAVRSGMHCTPLAHASAGTLETGAVRASVGYATTEEDIDAVIAAVKQIIEDFAR; encoded by the coding sequence ATGGACCATGCAGCAACATCCTGGCCCAAGCCTGATCAGGTCGTCGTAGCTATGCAAAATGCAATGCAAATGTACGGGGCTAACCCAGGTCGGGGAAGTCATACAATGGCGGTTCAAGCTAGTCGCGTGATCTTTCAGACAAGAAGAAATCTAGCAAAATTATTAGGAATTCGAAACCCGAATGACATTGCCTTTACCATGAATACGACGATGGCGCTTAATATGGCTATCAATGGTCTATTGTCATCAGGAGACCATGTGATCGCGACCTCTATCGAACATAATTCGGTACGCAGACCCTTGGAATATTTGCGTCGTACGCTTGGTGTGGAAGTGACGTATCTGGAGACGGATGCTGCGGGCAATCTGGATATGGAACATTTCGAGGCTTCATTTCAGCCGCACACGAAATTGGTTGTCTGCAGTCATAGTTCGAACTTACTTGGGACGATCTTGCCAGTCGAAGAGATTGGGCAGATTACGCGAACACGAGGTGTTATGCTGCTGGTCGATGCAGCGCAGTCGGCTGGTATTCTGCCGATCGACGTAGAACGCATGGGGATCGATCTGTTGGCCTTTCCTGGGCATAAAGGACTTCTGGGTCCTCAAGGGACTGGCGGGCTTTATATCGGCCCTCACGTTGATCTGGAGCCGCTTATGCGCGGGGGGACAGGCAGTCGGTCAGAGGACATGGAGCAACCAGGAGTAAGGCCGGATCGTTACGAAGCTGGAACACCAAATACGGTTGGAATTGCAGGATTAAATGAAGGCGTCAAATTTATTCTGAATGAGACCGTCGAAAAAATTCATACTAAAGAATGGTCGCTAACGAGGTTGTTAATGGAAGGGTTAGAAGCGATAGAGGGCATTCAATTGCTCGGCCCGCCCAAGGATCAACCGCGGACGGGGATCGTCTCCTTTATCGCCCAAGGCATTGAAGCATCACAGCTGGCTTTTCGCCTAGATCGCGAATATGGCATTGCAGTAAGGTCAGGGATGCATTGCACACCTCTGGCGCATGCTTCAGCTGGAACGCTAGAGACAGGGGCTGTGCGTGCAAGCGTAGGCTATGCGACAACAGAAGAAGATATCGATGCCGTTATTGCGGCAGTTAAACAGATCATTGAGGATTTTGCACGGTAG
- a CDS encoding DUF4446 family protein → MDTMTLEQMQWMIMGVMVLLMVVLLIMFIAQAVKLKKLRRKYDLMMEGTGVNDLENIIIEMKEHIYALREEQSEHTKQVSGIHQQMKKMKSNVGFLRYNPFQGNGSDLSFSLAIVNDEQDGIVLSALHSRENTYVYAKPVEQGESKYPLSPEEMEALNLAQRKN, encoded by the coding sequence ATGGACACGATGACGTTAGAACAAATGCAGTGGATGATAATGGGTGTAATGGTTTTACTGATGGTCGTCTTATTGATCATGTTCATCGCACAAGCGGTGAAGCTGAAGAAATTGAGACGCAAGTACGATCTCATGATGGAAGGCACAGGCGTAAATGATCTTGAGAATATCATCATCGAGATGAAAGAACATATTTATGCATTACGAGAAGAACAGAGTGAGCATACGAAGCAAGTAAGTGGAATTCATCAGCAAATGAAGAAGATGAAATCTAACGTAGGATTTCTACGATATAATCCTTTTCAAGGGAATGGCAGCGATCTCAGCTTCTCCTTAGCCATTGTAAATGATGAGCAGGATGGTATCGTTCTCAGTGCCCTTCATAGTCGTGAGAACACATATGTGTATGCCAAGCCGGTGGAGCAAGGCGAATCGAAATATCCTTTATCTCCGGAAGAGATGGAGGCACTTAATCTCGCCCAGCGTAAGAATTGA
- the yyaC gene encoding spore protease YyaC, translating to MSFSLYSSRIKELPSLKIAHTESHIHAAVTNRIVDFLTPIPAESTITVVCVGTDRSTGDCLGPLVGTALSKFNSPLFEIYGTLDHPVHAVNLSDTLQYIESSVKNPFIIGIDACLGQTTSVGNIQVASGPVRPGAGVHKQLPPVGDMHITGIVNVGGFMEYFVLQNTRLSLVMKLSDIIANSLYMAIKQWHHRLNSYAGRD from the coding sequence ATGTCCTTTTCCCTGTATTCTAGCCGGATCAAAGAACTACCTTCTCTCAAAATCGCGCATACCGAATCTCACATTCATGCAGCCGTCACGAACAGAATAGTAGATTTCCTGACCCCCATTCCTGCTGAGAGTACGATTACGGTCGTTTGTGTAGGTACGGATCGATCTACAGGCGACTGTCTAGGACCTCTCGTCGGAACCGCTCTCTCGAAATTCAACAGCCCTCTATTCGAGATTTATGGAACACTGGATCATCCGGTTCATGCCGTGAATTTAAGCGATACATTACAGTACATCGAATCCTCTGTCAAGAATCCGTTCATTATCGGCATTGATGCATGCCTCGGCCAGACGACCAGCGTCGGGAATATTCAAGTTGCTTCTGGACCGGTCCGACCTGGTGCAGGCGTACACAAACAATTGCCGCCTGTTGGCGATATGCATATCACAGGGATCGTCAACGTTGGCGGCTTTATGGAATACTTTGTCCTACAGAATACCCGTCTAAGCCTCGTCATGAAGCTGTCGGATATTATAGCGAACAGCTTATATATGGCCATCAAACAATGGCATCATCGGCTCAATTCTTACGCTGGGCGAGATTAA
- a CDS encoding DUF3343 domain-containing protein, translating to MGTWMLIAFDSTQQALRTEMLLEFLDIEIDICPTPKEITAGCALSIHFPAQEVELVKKTIRDEQVEIRGIFRQQEHEYVFVDM from the coding sequence ATGGGGACATGGATGCTGATTGCATTTGATTCGACCCAACAGGCATTGCGAACGGAGATGCTCTTGGAGTTCTTAGATATCGAGATCGATATATGTCCAACACCGAAGGAGATTACGGCAGGATGTGCATTATCGATTCATTTTCCAGCACAAGAGGTTGAATTGGTGAAGAAAACGATCAGAGATGAGCAGGTAGAGATCCGGGGGATTTTTAGACAGCAAGAGCATGAATATGTATTCGTAGATATGTAG